The Prodigiosinella aquatilis region ACCAGTTGAAGGCACATTTGGTGTAGTTCGGCCGTGGTATCCTCCAACTCTTCGATCTGGGGCAGTGTAAACTGGTAATAGGCATCTTCACACCAGTAAGGTTCACCGTACATAGTGTGAAACTGGAAGCCGAATTCCGCTGCTTTTTCGCGCCAGTCAGGCCGTTCTGTGATGGCAATCCGTTTCATGTTTATGAACCTCAGCCACCCATAGAGCGGTACATTTTAGTGCTGCTGCTAGTGCGTCGCAGCGTGTTTTGTTTAGTAATCCGCTCGCCGAATCCGCCACGGGTGATGGTTGTGGTGGTAGGGAGTTTAGGAGCCAGTGCGGTTTTAGGTACCGTTATTGTTCTACCGGTTGTTGCTTTACCGTAATCTTTACCGGAAGCGTCAAAAAATTTGCCATTGGCGGGACTGTTCGGTGCCCTGGATGTAAACAAAGGTTGTTGTGCGTAACTCCCTCCACCCATTAATCGACCCATCATATAACCTGCCATTAGCGGCATCCAGAAACTACCGCTTTGCTGCGACTGTGCTGCCATTCCGGCCTGAGCAGGAACCTGGGTACACTGCGCTTCGCCAAATTCAGCGACACAATCTTCTCTTGTGGCATATTTGGGCGCGGTTTTTTCTGCTTCTTTCAGCGCGTTGTTATAAGACGCCGAACACTGCTCTTTCATCGATGGATTAGCACGCGTACAGTCGTCGGCATTTTGGTACAGCGAGACGGTTTCGTCAGCTTTTTCACATCCGACCAGCAGAAAAACCGAGCTCACCGCCAGGGCGATCGGTGCTATATGATAGTTTCGCCACTCTTTGCGGAAGTGGTTGTGACTGATATTTTGTGTTCTTTTCATTATGTTGTCCCAGAGAAAGGGCTCCTTGCCCAACATTAATCTAATGATTGTAAGCAGTTGTAAGAATAAGGGAACACCAAAAAGATTTAAAGTAATGTGAACTGTCCCGAAAGGCTATTTACGCAGCTATACAATTAGTTGAGGACAAGATCGGGAAACAGAATTGTGAAGGAATGGTGGGGGAGCCAGTGTTGCTCCCCACTACTATACCCGTCATCTTTCAAGTTGCAGGTGTGTTGGCTGCGTTCGTTTACCCGAATCACTTACCTGAGTAAGCTCATCGGGACTCTCTCTTGCCGCCTTCCTGCATCTTGGAATCTATTGGGTATAAACATTACGGGCGGGATTTACTGGCCGTTGTCGGTGAAATGGCAACAATGGGCTTATTATCAACGAATACTGGTGTTGTGGACACAGGTTTCCCCAGTGTCGCGTTTAGTATTCGCAGGTCGTTTTCGTTCAGGGTCCCTAGCGCGTCTTTAATATTCAGTTGGTTAATCAAATAATTATAACGCGCGCTGGATAACTGCTGTTTGGCATTATACAACGTGGTAGTGGCATCCAATACATCGACAATGGTACGTGTCCCTACCTGATAACCAGCTTCCATCGCATCTAGCGAACTTTGAGCAGAAATCACAGACTGTTTGTAGGCATTGATACTGCTGATGGATGCAGAAACGTTGTTATAGGAAGAACGTACTGTCTGAATAACAGTGCGATGAGAACTTTCCAGATCTTCGCTACTGGCCACATAGTTATCCTGGGCTTGCTTAACTTGAGAACTGGTCGATCCACCACTGTATAACGGCAGATTGAAGTTCAAGCCTATTTGGTTCTGACCTATATTGTTATCAACATAACTGCTGCCTGTGGCCCTGGAACCAGAATATTTAGTATTACTCAATCCGGTAGATGCAGTCAGATTAAGTGTTGGTAAATGGCCACTTTCCGCGTAACGAATCTGCTCGCGAGAAAGATCCTGATTTAGACGGGCAGAGAGCAAGGTAAGGTTGTGATTCTCAGCTTTTTTCAACAGAACATTAATCGGTTCAGGTTGCTGAGTATTAAAATTGCTGATATTCAGACCAGATAATTGTGGATAAAAATTGCCAGTAATTTGACGCAGACTTTCAAGCGCATTATCCAATGCATTACGTGCGGAAACTTCACTTGCCAGCACACTGTCATATTGTGCCCGAGCGTTCTGAACGTCGGTAATGGCAACCAATCCTACATTGAAACGTTGCGTGGTCTGATCCAGTTCACGATAAATGGATTGTTTTTGCGCATTATAGTAAGACAGAGAGTCAATGGCGCGCAGTACGTTAAAATAGGCCGTCGCGGTATTGAGAAGCAGAGTCTGCTGGGCAGTTTGGTAAGTTACATCTGAGATACCAGCCTGCTTTTCCTGTAGGGTTAATGCCCGCCATTTTGACATATCAAACAGTGTTTGAGTTAACTGCAATGAAGCACTCTTCACATTACTGTTAACGTCATTACGATCACGGAAACCGTTGGTGTAAGTATAATCCGCACCTAGGCCTAACTGAGGTAGCAATGAAGAACGCGCTTCATTGATTTTCTCAAAGGCGGAATCACGGGTTGCCGCTGCGCTGCGCAAGTCAGGGTTGGTTTCTCTGGCTTGCTGGTAAACTTGTAATAAATCTTCTGCCTGGCTTACAACGCTAAAGCCGCTTAGGCTCAGACCGATAAGAAGAGAGAGCAATTTCTTCATTTGCATTCCTTGTTGTGCCGCAAAGTTGCTATGGTAGCGCCATCTAGAGACGATTAGTGGCGAATTCTATCAGAATCAGCCAATAGGATTAGGTAGCCGAATGTGCCATCGTATTCCAGTGCTATTTCAGAACGGCGATGGTATTTTGCCATTCTGACAGCTTATGACATGTTGGGCGCACTTCCGTGCCGTATATCATCCGTGTACGTTCCGGGGTTTACACGTTGTTCACATGCAGACTGCCTGTAATCATTATGCCTGCAAAATGGACGACTAAGTTCACGTCAATATCATACAGACACAGTGAGTATCATCCATCATTTCTTATCACTCAATACTGGCTTCACAGCTATTTGTTAACGGGAGTTGAATTATGGCGTCCTCAGACAGGAATCTGGCGACTTTTAACAAAGACGATGTAGAAATTATTGCACGTGAAACGCTTTATAAGGGGTTTTTCTCATTAGAACGCTATCGTTTCCGCCATCGCATGTTCAATGGGGAAATGAGTGGTGAAGTGAGCCGTGAAATTTTCGAGCGTGGCAACGCTGTTGTCTTGCTGCCTTATGATCCGGTGCGTGATGAGGTCGTTCTGATTGAACAGATTCGTATAGCCGCCTACGATACCAGTCCTTCCCCGTGGTTGTTTGAACTGGTTGCTGGCATGATTGAACCTGGCGAAAGTATGGAAGATGTAGCACGACGTGAAACACGAGAAGAAGCCGGTTTGGTGGTGGGGCGATGTAACCCAGTGTTAAGTTATCTCTCCAGCCCTGGCGGTACCAGCGAACGTCTGGATATTATGGTGGGGGAAGTGGATAGCCGTACTGCGGACGGGATCCATGGGCTGGCGGAAGAACATGAGGACATTCGCGTCCATGTGGTGAGCCGTGAGCAGAGTTACCAATGGGTAGAAGAAGGGATTATTGATAACGCAGCTTCTGTCATTGCCTTGCAATGGTTGGCGTTGCACCATGAAACACTGAGAAACGAGTGGGTGGACTGAATTTATGAGGCGTTATACCCCGGATTTCCCGGAAATGATGCGGCTGTGTGATACCAATTTTGCACAATTACGCCGTTTGTTGCCCCGTAATGATGAGGTTGGCGAAAGGGTGGTTTATCACATCCATAATGCCAGCTATCGTTTAACTATTCTTGAGTCTACACGCTACACTTCGCTGGTGAAAATTCAGCAAATTGCCCCGGCGGTAAGTTACTGGAGCCTGCCAACACTCGTGGTTCGGCTATACCATGATGCGATGGTTGCGGAAGTGTGTGCCAGTCAGCAGATCTTCCGCTTTAAAGCACGTTATGATTATCCGAACAAGAAGTTACATCAACGTGACGAAAAGCATCAAATTAATCAGTTCCTTGCTGATTGGCTAAAATATTGTTTGGCGTATGGTTCGATGTCGGTTCCGGTTTGTTAGACAGATTTCAGAGACAAAGGACATTATTTGGAAAGCCTGTTAACACTTCCTGTGGCGCGTGGGGCCAAAGTCAGGATTTTACAAATAACAGATACCCACTTGTTTCTCAGCGAGAAGGAAACATTGCTTGGCGTTAATACTTACCGCAGCTACCGCGCGGTGCTGGATGCTATTGAGGCACAGGGATATGAATTTGATCTGATTACGGCGACTGGCGATTTGGCGCAGGATCATTCACTGGAAGCGTATCAGCATTTTGCCTGTGGTATACGCCGTTTTGCTGTTCCCTGTGTGTGGTTACCGGGCAATCACGATTTTCAGCCTGCGATGGTGGATGCGCTGGCTGACGCGGGTATTGCACCGTCCAAACACGTCTTACTTGGCGATGACTGGCAGGTGATCCTGCTGGATAGCCAGGTGTTTGGCGTACCTTATGGTGAATTGAGCGACTATCAGATCGAATGGCTGGAGCGTTGTCTTGCTGCCGGCCCACATCGTTTTACTCTGCTGATGTTACATCATCATCCGCTACCTTCTGGTTGCTCATGGTTGGATCAGCACAGCCTGCGTAATGCTCATAGTTTGAATGCTGTGCTAGTGCGCTATCCACAGGTTAATACCGTATTATGTGGACATATCCATCAAGAGCTGGATCTTGACTGGAATGGTCGGCGTCTGCTGGCAACGCCGTCTACCTGTGTGCAGTTCAAACCGCATTGCACCAGCTTTACCATTGACAATGTGTCCCCTGGCTGGCGTTATCTTGAGTTATTGCCGGATGGAAGGATGGAAACCCAGGTGTTCCGCTTGGAAGGTGATGAATTCCGGCCTGATATGGATTCGGATGGTTACTGATGCCTACCTTGCTTTATCTTCACGGTTTTAACAGTTCCCCCCTCTCGGCTAAAGCCACAGCATTCAAGGCGTGGCTTGCGCAGCAGCATCCTGAAATCGAGATGTTGATACCTCAATTACCGCCTTATTCAGCAGATGCTGCTGAAATGATGGAGAACCTGGTGATGGAGCGGGCCGGTCGTCCGCTTGGCATTGTTGGTTCCTCGTTGGGTGGGTATTATGCTACCTGGCTTTCCCAGTGTTTTATGTTACCGGCGGTGGTGGTTAATCCGGCGGTGAGACCGTTTGAACTACTGCTCGGTCATCTGGGTGAACAGCGGAACCCCTACACCGGAGAGCAATATGTGCTAGAGTCTCGGCACATTTATGATCTCAAGGTCATGCAAGTGGAACCGCTGGAGTCTCCGGATTTATTGTGGTGTCTGCTACAGAGTGGCGATGAGGTGTTAGATTACCGGCAGGCAGTGGCCTATTACACAGCATGTCGTCAGACAGTAGAATCGGGTGGCAACCATGCCTTTATGGGGTTTGAGCATTTTTTTGCACCCATTATCGATTTTCTGGGGCTAACGACTAATTGACCATCATGGCGTAGACTGCGGTGATAGTGTCAGAGTAAAAACGAAAATTTGCCTGTCATCCATGTGTAAGTTACACGCCGTCATTACATTTCAAACAACGACTTAACTCATTCAAATCATGACTCAATCAAGTTATAACGCTGATGCGATTGAAGTACTCAGTGGACTGGAGCCGGTTCGCCGTCGCCCGGGAATGTACACGGATACCACGCGTCCCAACCATATGGGACAAGAGGTTATTGATAATAGCGTCGATGAAGCATTGGCAGGATATGCCCATCGTATCGATGTCATTCTGCACCCCGATCAATCACTGGAGGTGATTGATGACGGTCGCGGTATGCCGGTGGATATCCACCCTGAAGAGGGTGTTCCGGCTATTGAACTTATCATGTGTCGTCTGCATGCCGGCGGCAAATTCTCCAATAAAAACTATCAGTTTTCCGGTGGCCTGCATGGCGTCGGGATTTCAGTCGTCAACGCATTGTCTCTCCGGGTTGAAGTCTCAGTACGCCGGAATGGACAAGTCTATGACATTGCATTTGAAAACGGCGACAAAGTACAGGACCTGACGGTGTCGGGTACTTGCGGTCGTCGCAACACAGGTACTCGGCTGCGTTTCTGGCCGGATGAAAAATTCTTTGATAGCCCGCGCTTTTCAATATCACGCCTGACGCATCTGCTGAAAGCCAAAGCCGTGTTGTGCCCCGGTGTGGAAATGGTCTTCAAAGATCTGATTAACAATACCGAACAACGCTGGTGTTATCAGGATGGCTTGAACGACTACCTGTGCGAAGCGGTTAACGGCCTGCCCACGCTACCGGAAAAACCGTTCACTGGTTCCATTCTCGGTGATACCGAAGCGGTGGAATGGGCGCTGCTCTGGCTGCCGGAAGGTGGCGAGCTGTTGACTGAAAGTTATGTCAACCTGATTCCGACTATGCAAGGTGGTACGCATGTTAACGGTCTGCGTCAAGGGCTGCTGGATGCGATGCGGGAGTTTTGTGAATTCCGCAATATTCTGCCACGCGGGGTAAAACTCAGCGCAGAAGACCTATGGGATCGCTGTGCCTATGTGCTGTCAGTAAAAATGCAGGACCCCCAGTTTGCCGGACAGACCAAAGAACGCCTTTCTTCCCGTCAATGCGCCGCATTTGTATCCGGCGTGGTGAAAGATGCCTTCAGTTTGTGGCTGAACCAGAACGTCCAGGAAGCGGAACAACTGGCTGAATTGGCGATTTCCAGTGCTCAGCGGCGTATGCGTGCCGCCAAGAAAGTGGTGCGTAAGAAACTTACCAGTGGTCCTGCATTACCCGGTAAGTTGGCGGATTGCACCTCACAGGATCTGAATCGCACTGAATTGTTTCTGGTGGAAGGGGATTCTGCTGGCGGCTCCGCTAAACAGGCACGTGAGCGTGAGTTTCAGGCTATCATGCCGTTGAAGGGAAAAATCCTCAATACCTGGGAAGTGTCCTCGGATGAAGTGCTGGCATCACAGGAAGTACATGATATTTCGGTAGCAATAGGTATCGATCCAGACAGTGACGACCTGAGTCAGCTCCGTTATGGCAAGATTTGTATTCTGGCAGATGCGGACTCTGATGGGCTGCACATCGCCACGTTGTTGTGCGCACTGTTTGTCCGCCATTTCCGCGCTTTGGTTCAGGACGGCCATGTCTATGTGGCGATGCCGCCGTTGTATCGTATTGATCTGGGTAAAGAAGTCTATTACGCGCTGGATGAAGAAGAAAAAGCGGGCATTCTGGAACAACTGAAGCGTAAAAAAGGCAAACCAAATGTACAACGGTTCAAAGGGTTGGGGGAAATGAATCCTCTACAATTGCGTGAAACGACTCTCGCTCCTAATACCCGGCGTCTGGTGCAGCTCACGATTAACGCAGGTGATATAGAACAAACCCTGGCGATGATGGATATGTTGCTGGCGAAAAAACGCTCTGAAGATCGCCGTAACTGGTTGCAGGAGAAAGGCGATAAGGTCGACATCGAGGTGTAACCCTATGATGAAAATCACGCTGGAAGAGATGCAGGCTTTTGTCGTGGTGGTGGATAGTGGTTCCATCACGGCGGGGGCTGAACAGTTAGGGCAAACGACGTCCGGCATCAGCCGTGCCTTGAGCCGTCTGGAACACAAACTGGATATCACATTGATCCACCGTACCACCCGGCGGCTTTCTCTGTCTGAAGAGGGGCAATTGTTTTTACAGCAGGCCCGTGATGTTATCCAGGCGGTAGAATATGCCGAAGAACAAATGGCACTGCGTCGTGAACAACCCAGTGGGCGGCTGCGAATTAATGCGGCCTCCTCGTTTATGCAGCATGTCATTGTGCCGTTGATTCCTGAGTTTCGTCGCCGTTACCCCCAAATTGTGCTGGAACTGAATACCGATGATGTGATTATCGATCTGCTGGAACAGCACACCGATATCGCTATTCGCATTGGTACGCTGCGAGACTCCAGCATTCATGCGCGCGCGTTGGGTGCCAGTCGGTTGCGAGTGCTGGCAAGCCCTGAATATCTGCGTCGCTGTGGTGTGCCAATGAGTGTGGATGCGTTGGCTAGCCATACTCTGTTGGGGTTTACACAAATTGAATCGCTCAATCACTGGCCGTTACGTAGCGCTTCTGGTGATGTTTACCCGATCAGACCTGCACTGGCTGCGTCCAGTGGTGAGATGCTGCGCCTGCTGGCGCTGCGTGGTGAAGGTATCGTGCGGCTCTCGGATTTTATGACGCGGGAGGATATCGCTGCGGGACATCTGGTTCAGATCCTTGAGGATGAAACGGTGGATATGCGTTTGCCGGTGAATGCCGTGTATTACCGTAATACCCAGTTGGCGGTGCGGATCGCCTGCTTTCTGGATTTCCTCAGTGAAAAAATCGCGCAACACCCACTATAGACACAGGGCAGGGTTGCGCGCGGAGCGTTAGGCCAGAATCTGTCCGAGGTGTTGACGGTAACGGATGACATCGCCAGCAACATCAGGCTGTTTCATCACATCATTACAGATAAAGGTGGGCAGTGGTGACATGCCGATGAACTGATTGGCTTTATGGAACGGTAAGTAAACGCCGTCAACCCCTACACCGTGAAAGAACTGATCTGGGTCGGTAAACGCTTCCAACGGGGCATTCCAGGTCAGGGAAAGCATGTAGTGTTTCCCCTGTAACAACCCCCCAGAACCGTACTTTTTGCCATCGTCGGAGCGGGTTCGTCCATCGCTGGCGTAGAGCGAACCGTGGCCTGCCGTGAAGACTTCATCAATATATTTTTTCATGATCCAGGGCTCGCCCATCCACCAGGCTGGCATCTGATAAATCACGGTATTAGCCCACAGGTAATTCTGAACTTCCTGTTGAATATCGTAACCGTTATCGACGGTTGTGATCCGAACGTTATGACCTCTGTCGCGCAGGAACGTTGCCGCCGTATCGGTCAGGGTATTATTGAGTGCGCCTTTGGAGTGGGCAAACGCTTTGCCCGCGTTAATCAATAGAATGTTATGCATGACAGATTATCTCGCCGGTAATCAAGGTTGATATTGAAGATGGGCGTAGTCTACTTAACATGATAGGTGAGAAAAATGTGCGATTGCGCACAACACTGTTGACTAAATGACAATAATGTAAAAACGGATAAACGCGCCAGTTATACAAACTGCTGACTAATCAAATAGTAAGCTTTCAGCGTCGATGTATGTCAGTTGGATTATAGTGACAGGGAGTGTTGTCACTCCCTGTCTGTATTGTGACTATCTGTTTGTCGTATCAATATAAACTGGCTTTACCGGTAGAACCGAACAGCGCCATTTTATAGCGAATGACCTCTTTGGCCGCCTTGATGGGTTCCGGATAAATGGCATTGGGATCCCACCAGGTTTCACGGCTGAGGATTTCACGCGCTTTTTTAAAATAGGCATATTTCATATCGCTGGAGATGTTTATCTTACCCACGCCGAGTGTCACGGCTTCAGCGATCTCCTCATCCGGATTGGCGGAGCCGCCATGTAATACCAGCGGGATTGACACGCGTTGCGAAATATCCCGCAGGATGTGCATTTGTAGCTCTGGCTTCAGGTCTTTCGGGTAAATGCCGTGCGCCGTGCCGATCGCCACTGCCAGCGTATCAACACCTGTTCGGTTGACGAAATCCTCCGCCTGTTCAGGTTCGGTATAGATGACTTTACTGACGCCGCCTTCTATTGTGGTGCCGGTATCGCCAATCGTCCCCAACTCTCCCTCAACGGAAACGCCGACGGCATGCGCCAGTTTGACCACTTCGGTGGTCAGCGCCACGTTCTCTTCATAAGGCAGTAGCGAACCGTCGATCATGACGGAGGTAAACCCACACTGAATAGCCCGCTGTACATGCGCAATGGAGGCACCGTGGTCGAGGTGAATCACAAAAGGCACTGGGCTGCGTAAGGTTCTTTCCCGTACATAGGCGAAGAACGCATCGGTAACAAATTCCAGTTCACTGGGATGAATGGAAATAATGGCGGGTGTATTGGTTGATTCGGCTTCTTCCACCACGGCACGGATAAAGCAGCTATCGGCGACGTTGAATGCGCCAATGGCAAAGCGATGTTCGCGGGTGGGTTTCAATATTTCGTGCATAGAAATCAACATGTTTTGTCTCCCTGTGTTGGATGATAGGTAAAGCTTTTCCGCATCAGTGAGGCATCACTGATGTGTCTTACATAAAACGGGTATGGTCAGGCGTTATGCTTTATTCGAAGCGCCGGACCAACTGAGATACTCACAAACCACGTCTCGGCAGGCGGATTCCATCCTGGTCAGCACATCAACCAGTTCGGTTTCAGGATGCTGTTGTAATGTCTGCTGTAGCATCGTTTTCCCTGCTTCAAAGACCGCCGCACCAACATTGATTTTGGCAACGCCATGGCGACTCACCCGGCGGATATCATCCGCCTTGGTGCCGCTGCCGCCGTGCAACGCCAGTGGCACTGTCGATGCCTGATGCAGGGCTTCAAGGCGTTCAAAGTCAATCTGTGGTGTCACGCCGGGGGGATAAATTCCATGGGCGGTGCCTACCGATACGGCGAGCAGATCAATGCCGGTCTGACGGATAAAGGGGATGACATCTTCCACCTGCGTCATCTTCACGGCGGCATCATCCCGGTCATACACTGGTGCGTCGGCGATATGTCCGAGTTCCCCTTCTACGCAGACCCCGGCGGTAATCGCCATTTGCACGACCTGATGCGTCTGACGAATATTTTCCGCCAGCGGATGGCTGGATGCATCGATCATCAGGCCAGTAAACCCGGCTCGAAATGACTGGCCGATCAGATCGAACGCTGTACCGTGATCCAGACTCAGCGCGATCGGAACGGCAGCTTGCTGCGCCAGTGCACGAACCAGCGGCACGGCAAGATGCGGTGGGAAATGCTGGCAGTGTCCTTGGTAGACATTGAGAATCAGCGGAGCCTGTTGCTGTTCGGCGGCAGCAATAGCGGCCCGGGCGGTCTCAAAGTTGAAACAGTTGATGGCGAGCACGGCATACTGCCGTTGATACGCGTCATCAATGATGGCTTTCATTGGGGCATACATGGCGGCTCCTGTTTACTCGAGGGTGAATTTAATGTCTTCATCACGGACGCTGGTATCTTCAACATCGTCGAACTCTTCATCTTCCTGAGTGACGCGTTTCTTGAGCAGGGATAGCATCACGCCGCAAATGACCGTACCGATGCCTAATGCCAGGCAAAACATCAGCGGTTTGGTAAATAGCGGGACGACGAACATACCGCCGTGCGGCACCGGCGCTTCTACGCCCCAGACCATGATCAGCCCACCAGCAACCGCCGAAGCAACCACGCAACTGGCAACGACCCGGAACAAATCGCGGGCAGCAATCGGGATCACGCCTTCAGTGATCATGCAGATACCCATGGGGAACGCGGCTTTTAGCGCCTCTTTCTCTGCTCGGGTGTATTTATAACGGGTCAGCAGGAAGGAGAGCGTGATGCCAAATGGCGGGATAATGGAACCGACAAACTTGACGGCTTCCGGGCCATAAACACCATCCACCAGCATGCCGTCGGCGAACAGTGACATGGTTTTGTTCACCGGCCCACCGAAGTCGAAAGTCGCCATGGCTCCCAGAATAGCCCCCATCAGGAACTTCGAGCCGCCTTGCATAGATTCAAGCAAATGAATCAGCGCTTTCTGTAGCCAGACGATAGGTTGACCGATAAATGTCATCATCAGTAAGCCCGCGATAATGGTACTGAGCAGCGGCAGGATCATGATGGGCATCAGCCCCTGCATAGAGGCTGGAAGTTTGATATAGCGACGCAGTAGCAGCACCACGTAACCGACCAAAAAACCGCCGAGAATACCGCCAATAAAGCCAGTTTGAATCTGACCGCAGATGAAACCCACAATCAGGCCGGGAGCGAAGCCTGGTCGGTCAGCGATCGAATAGGCAATCGCAGCGCTTATCAGCGGAACGATCAAACCCATACCCCAGCCGCCAATCTGGTTTAACATCCAGGCAATGCTGCCTGTTTTCTCTGCGACACTGGGGCCGCCAATCACCTGCCCGAGGGCGATGCAGATTCCGGCGGCGACAATCAGTGGAATCATCCAGGAAATACCAGTAAGGAGATGCCGTTTTATTTCCTGGCCAAGTGTATTATTTTTGCCGTTCATAATATTTTCCCCGAAAAATGGTTATTCAGGCACGTGCTAAAGAGCCGGCGACTTTTTCCAGAAACTTGACTGGAGATTTAATGACAATTTCCGTTTTTACCCGGACGATAGGTTTCCCTTTAAATCTTTCTTCCCCTTTTATTTTGATATCAACAGCCAGAATAACGACATCGGCTGCGGCTATTTCATCCGGCGTTAATTCATTTTCTGTACCAATAGTGCCTTGTGTTTCTACTCTGATAGCGTAATTCAAGGCTTTGGCGCCTTTAATAAGTTTCTCACGCGCGATATAGGTATGCGCGATACCTGCCGTACAAGCGGCAACACAAACAATATTCATTTTGAGCCTCGTCTTATGTAGGGTTTACAAGGTCTGTTTCTGCATACTGACTGAACAGTTGGATAATTTTATGGGGATCGGACTCGTCTAACAGTTGAGCAATCACCTCATCGTCGGCCAGCGCACTGGCAACCTGAGACAGCAGGCGAATGTGTGTCGTGTTCTGATCTTCCAGACGCACGGCGAAGAGGATGATGCAGCGGACGTGGCTGCCATCCAGTGTTTCCCAGGGAATATCCTGAAGTGTACGACCAATGGCTAACGTGGTTTGTTTCACCGCCGCTGATTTTCCATGCGGAATAGCAATATGATTTTCAAAACCAGTGGAACCTTCAGCCTCACGTAACCAGACATCATGAATAAAATCCTGTTTACTGCTTATGGCGCCATCGGCATATAACAGATCAGTTAATTCATTAATAACTTCATCTTTATTCGTTGCGGTCATGGCCAACTTTACACGATTGGCATTGAGTATTTTGTTGATATCCATTAATCACACCTCATAAATAAAATTAAGAAAATGAATGATCGGCCGTGGGAGATTGATGAACGGTCTGATGCAATTTATTGGCGATGACTTTTTTTGTTACACGTTTAATATCATCGTCATTAAAAAAGGCGGATACATAGACAATGGGTATCTGCTGTTCTTCCAGGTGAATGGTGGAAATAATCAGTTCAATATTTTCCTGCTGGCAAAAGGTCACCATATTACTGGCCGAAACAACACCGACAATAATCCAGTCAGGAAATGCTCTTAGAATACGGCTCTTCAGCAGATGCGATGTGCCGACTCCGCTGGAACAGACCACCAGGATACGCTTATGGGCAATTTTCTGTTCTAACGTAGCCTGAAAGTGGATTGTCAGATAACCAATTTCATCTTCGGTAATGGGTGCCAACTGGAATTTATTACAAACTTCATTCATCGCTTGACGAGTAATTTGGTAAATATCCTGAAATTCATTTTTGATATCGTCTAATAAAGGGTTTCGGATATGAATGTGATATTTTAATCGGTTAAGTAACGGCTTAATATGAATAAGCAGCCCTTCATGCAATATATTGTCGTCACGTAAATCAAAGTGGACCAGGTTAGAAAATTCATGAATAAGTGTGCCAGTTATCTGACGTGATTCTTCGTTGGAGAATTGGTAACGAAAAAGCTGATTATCCTCCCGCTCTTCCATAACAATGCCGGAAGAAATGATATATTGATAAATAAACCAGACTTCATCGGAAGGTAAACGGTTATTGACGCGCTGTTCTATCTTGCTCACCATTTCTTTTGCAATAGAAAATATACGATTGTCAACCTGCTGATGAATATTATCTTCATCCATCATTAACGCTTTTCCCTGCGCGATACGGTGCATCATGATCAAGGTATGGGTGAAGATATTGATGTAATAAGGTTCACCAAGC contains the following coding sequences:
- a CDS encoding ketose-bisphosphate aldolase, whose product is MLISMHEILKPTREHRFAIGAFNVADSCFIRAVVEEAESTNTPAIISIHPSELEFVTDAFFAYVRERTLRSPVPFVIHLDHGASIAHVQRAIQCGFTSVMIDGSLLPYEENVALTTEVVKLAHAVGVSVEGELGTIGDTGTTIEGGVSKVIYTEPEQAEDFVNRTGVDTLAVAIGTAHGIYPKDLKPELQMHILRDISQRVSIPLVLHGGSANPDEEIAEAVTLGVGKINISSDMKYAYFKKAREILSRETWWDPNAIYPEPIKAAKEVIRYKMALFGSTGKASLY
- a CDS encoding class II fructose-bisphosphate aldolase family protein, producing MYAPMKAIIDDAYQRQYAVLAINCFNFETARAAIAAAEQQQAPLILNVYQGHCQHFPPHLAVPLVRALAQQAAVPIALSLDHGTAFDLIGQSFRAGFTGLMIDASSHPLAENIRQTHQVVQMAITAGVCVEGELGHIADAPVYDRDDAAVKMTQVEDVIPFIRQTGIDLLAVSVGTAHGIYPPGVTPQIDFERLEALHQASTVPLALHGGSGTKADDIRRVSRHGVAKINVGAAVFEAGKTMLQQTLQQHPETELVDVLTRMESACRDVVCEYLSWSGASNKA
- a CDS encoding NAD(P)H-dependent oxidoreductase; translated protein: MHNILLINAGKAFAHSKGALNNTLTDTAATFLRDRGHNVRITTVDNGYDIQQEVQNYLWANTVIYQMPAWWMGEPWIMKKYIDEVFTAGHGSLYASDGRTRSDDGKKYGSGGLLQGKHYMLSLTWNAPLEAFTDPDQFFHGVGVDGVYLPFHKANQFIGMSPLPTFICNDVMKQPDVAGDVIRYRQHLGQILA
- a CDS encoding LysR family transcriptional regulator; translation: MKITLEEMQAFVVVVDSGSITAGAEQLGQTTSGISRALSRLEHKLDITLIHRTTRRLSLSEEGQLFLQQARDVIQAVEYAEEQMALRREQPSGRLRINAASSFMQHVIVPLIPEFRRRYPQIVLELNTDDVIIDLLEQHTDIAIRIGTLRDSSIHARALGASRLRVLASPEYLRRCGVPMSVDALASHTLLGFTQIESLNHWPLRSASGDVYPIRPALAASSGEMLRLLALRGEGIVRLSDFMTREDIAAGHLVQILEDETVDMRLPVNAVYYRNTQLAVRIACFLDFLSEKIAQHPL
- the parE gene encoding DNA topoisomerase IV subunit B; this encodes MTQSSYNADAIEVLSGLEPVRRRPGMYTDTTRPNHMGQEVIDNSVDEALAGYAHRIDVILHPDQSLEVIDDGRGMPVDIHPEEGVPAIELIMCRLHAGGKFSNKNYQFSGGLHGVGISVVNALSLRVEVSVRRNGQVYDIAFENGDKVQDLTVSGTCGRRNTGTRLRFWPDEKFFDSPRFSISRLTHLLKAKAVLCPGVEMVFKDLINNTEQRWCYQDGLNDYLCEAVNGLPTLPEKPFTGSILGDTEAVEWALLWLPEGGELLTESYVNLIPTMQGGTHVNGLRQGLLDAMREFCEFRNILPRGVKLSAEDLWDRCAYVLSVKMQDPQFAGQTKERLSSRQCAAFVSGVVKDAFSLWLNQNVQEAEQLAELAISSAQRRMRAAKKVVRKKLTSGPALPGKLADCTSQDLNRTELFLVEGDSAGGSAKQAREREFQAIMPLKGKILNTWEVSSDEVLASQEVHDISVAIGIDPDSDDLSQLRYGKICILADADSDGLHIATLLCALFVRHFRALVQDGHVYVAMPPLYRIDLGKEVYYALDEEEKAGILEQLKRKKGKPNVQRFKGLGEMNPLQLRETTLAPNTRRLVQLTINAGDIEQTLAMMDMLLAKKRSEDRRNWLQEKGDKVDIEV